A single genomic interval of uncultured Sphaerochaeta sp. harbors:
- a CDS encoding SIMPL domain-containing protein (The SIMPL domain is named for its presence in mouse protein SIMPL (signalling molecule that associates with mouse pelle-like kinase). Bacterial member BP26, from Brucella, was shown to assemble into a channel-like structure, while YggE from E. coli has been associated with resistance to oxidative stress.) — protein MKRIRLVLPVMALAMVVLFSSCMTGKDLVRTIEVNGTAKVTVTPDIATFSIQVSELGKTTEEAQRFANAKLAQLRSVLDEYGIAEADIKTTSLNLRPSYRWDEGEQILEGQVASQSLSVKVRDLKALGSIIDQMGKVSGIYLNSVQLDKEDKSEALKQARLEAIGNAKAKAELYAESSSMQVGSPITISEYSVASNPYNTRMKMEAASAVAYDMATEIPAGSMEVSSTVSIVYEMY, from the coding sequence ATGAAACGAATACGTCTTGTGTTGCCTGTAATGGCACTTGCCATGGTCGTTTTATTCTCTTCCTGTATGACAGGAAAGGATTTGGTAAGGACAATCGAGGTGAATGGAACCGCAAAGGTTACCGTCACTCCTGATATTGCTACGTTTTCCATCCAGGTCAGTGAACTGGGGAAGACCACTGAGGAAGCCCAGAGGTTTGCGAATGCAAAACTGGCACAGCTGCGCTCTGTTCTTGATGAGTATGGGATAGCTGAGGCTGATATCAAGACCACTTCACTGAACTTGAGGCCCAGTTACCGATGGGATGAAGGAGAACAGATCCTGGAAGGGCAGGTTGCAAGCCAGAGTCTTTCAGTGAAGGTACGTGACCTGAAGGCCCTTGGTTCCATTATTGACCAGATGGGGAAGGTCAGTGGTATCTACCTAAACTCTGTACAGCTTGACAAGGAGGACAAGAGTGAAGCACTAAAGCAGGCACGATTGGAAGCAATCGGGAATGCAAAAGCAAAAGCCGAGCTCTATGCAGAAAGTTCATCCATGCAGGTTGGATCCCCCATCACCATCAGTGAATACTCCGTTGCTAGCAACCCCTATAATACAAGGATGAAGATGGAAGCAGCCTCTGCTGTTGCTTATGACATGGCTACCGAGATTCCTGCAGGATCCATGGAAGTCTCTTCTACGGTTTCGATTGTGTATGAGATGTACTGA
- a CDS encoding sodium ion-translocating decarboxylase subunit beta: MIGSAFNQLWQSTGLYGFLGLAEGFGVGNLVMIIVGFVLLYLAIVKNFEPLLLVTIGFGCILSNIPMGYAASIDPTSGAPGFIKLLFDMGIDTGLFPILIFMGVGAMTDFGPLIANPKTLLLGAAAQAGIFVALLGALALSFIPGINFDLFAAGSIGIIGGADGPTAIYVTSRLKPDLLGPIAVAAYSYMALVPIIQPPIMRALTTKEERMIKMKQLRPVSKLERILFPLTVLTACAVLLPSATPLIGSLMFGNLAKECGVTNRLSDTMQNALMNIVTIFLGLSVGSKMEASHFLNLNTLGILALGMIAFSIGTASGLLIAKLMNKLDPKHPVNPLIGSAGVSAVPMAARVSSKVGQESDPQNFLLMHAMGPNVAGVIGSAVAAGVLLAVIPFMMA; encoded by the coding sequence ATGATTGGTTCCGCGTTTAATCAACTCTGGCAGTCCACTGGACTGTACGGATTCTTGGGGTTGGCAGAAGGCTTCGGTGTTGGCAATCTTGTCATGATCATCGTTGGCTTTGTCCTCCTCTATCTTGCCATAGTAAAGAACTTTGAACCTTTACTATTGGTGACCATTGGGTTCGGTTGTATCCTCTCGAATATCCCTATGGGATATGCAGCAAGCATTGATCCTACCTCAGGAGCTCCTGGGTTTATCAAGCTGTTGTTCGATATGGGTATCGATACCGGTCTATTCCCGATCTTGATCTTCATGGGTGTTGGTGCAATGACGGACTTCGGCCCGCTTATTGCTAACCCCAAGACCCTGTTGCTCGGCGCAGCAGCCCAGGCAGGCATCTTCGTTGCCCTGCTTGGAGCCCTTGCCCTGAGCTTCATCCCTGGGATCAACTTTGACCTCTTCGCTGCTGGTTCCATCGGAATCATCGGTGGTGCTGACGGTCCGACGGCTATCTATGTGACCAGCCGCCTCAAACCGGATTTGCTGGGCCCCATCGCCGTAGCTGCCTACAGCTATATGGCATTGGTTCCCATCATCCAACCCCCGATCATGCGGGCTCTTACCACCAAGGAAGAGCGGATGATCAAGATGAAACAGCTTCGACCGGTCTCAAAACTGGAAAGAATACTTTTCCCCTTGACCGTTCTTACCGCTTGTGCAGTCTTGCTTCCCTCAGCTACCCCGCTCATCGGCTCCCTGATGTTCGGTAACTTGGCCAAGGAGTGCGGAGTGACCAACCGTCTTTCGGACACCATGCAGAATGCATTGATGAATATCGTAACGATCTTCCTCGGCCTCTCTGTTGGTTCGAAGATGGAAGCTTCCCACTTCCTCAACCTGAACACCCTGGGAATTCTCGCTCTTGGCATGATTGCATTCTCTATCGGTACTGCATCCGGCTTGCTGATTGCGAAGTTGATGAACAAACTTGATCCGAAACATCCAGTCAATCCACTTATTGGAAGCGCTGGTGTTTCAGCTGTACCAATGGCTGCCCGTGTTTCCAGCAAGGTCGGTCAGGAGTCAGATCCCCAGAACTTCCTGCTCATGCACGCCATGGGCCCGAACGTTGCTGGTGTTATCGGCTCTGCTGTAGCAGCTGGTGTCTTGCTTGCAGTCATCCCGTTCATGATGGCCTAG
- a CDS encoding OadG family transporter subunit encodes MVFLAQLPKEQLVAQLENGVILMILGIATVFVFLTLLFFLTKAMSAIASKIAPQKPKAVVSSPAAVTASASSASEADIAAAIVAAFAKSKE; translated from the coding sequence ATGGTATTCTTAGCGCAACTACCGAAAGAGCAACTTGTCGCCCAGTTGGAGAATGGGGTCATCCTCATGATTCTGGGTATTGCTACGGTGTTTGTGTTTCTTACGTTGCTGTTTTTCCTTACCAAGGCCATGAGCGCCATTGCAAGTAAAATCGCACCACAGAAGCCCAAAGCCGTTGTAAGCAGTCCCGCAGCTGTCACAGCTTCTGCTTCCTCTGCCAGTGAGGCAGACATAGCAGCAGCAATTGTCGCAGCCTTCGCAAAGTCAAAAGAATAA
- a CDS encoding NUDIX hydrolase encodes MFDPFSQEGGSKETKHLIWKSGQRQRVFKGPIFDICTVHRTSTDGRSSSFIEVDAPNWVTIIPWYRDEHGVPMMIMEEQFRHGSNTVTREFPAGVVEEGEDPLDAALRELREETGLAGGRVTALGNVSPNSAFMNNRSYFYLVEGAEHVTGQELDPNEQLDVFSVPVAQVVADMGTGIYDNGIMMIALGFFLREAQKRPELVATLKKE; translated from the coding sequence ATGTTTGATCCGTTTTCGCAAGAAGGGGGGAGCAAGGAGACGAAGCATCTCATTTGGAAGTCCGGGCAGCGTCAGCGGGTCTTCAAGGGGCCCATCTTTGACATTTGTACCGTTCATCGTACCAGTACTGATGGACGGAGCTCTTCCTTTATAGAGGTGGACGCACCCAACTGGGTAACGATAATCCCTTGGTACCGTGACGAGCATGGTGTTCCCATGATGATCATGGAAGAGCAGTTCCGTCATGGTTCGAATACCGTTACCCGGGAATTTCCTGCCGGGGTGGTGGAAGAGGGTGAAGATCCCCTCGATGCAGCCCTCAGGGAGTTGCGGGAAGAGACAGGTCTTGCCGGTGGCAGGGTTACTGCCCTGGGGAATGTCAGTCCCAACTCCGCATTCATGAACAACCGGTCCTATTTCTATCTCGTCGAGGGGGCTGAGCATGTCACCGGACAGGAACTTGATCCGAACGAACAACTGGATGTGTTCTCTGTACCGGTAGCCCAGGTGGTTGCGGATATGGGCACCGGCATTTATGATAATGGTATTATGATGATTGCCTTGGGTTTCTTCCTTCGGGAGGCACAAAAGCGTCCTGAGTTGGTTGCCACACTAAAGAAGGAGTAA
- a CDS encoding alpha/beta fold hydrolase — protein MWYIILVLIIAFILWNTTLIGYRDRNVEPLTVDETKVCCEEAKSIIMTKEGRKQAILLVHGFPSTPSVYHYSAERFFEAGMDVHAPLMPGFGTDPDQFAHTTFTQWFSYLCSYYEKLRDQYATLYVLGISMGGMMTLKLGETYCQSTLAPDKLVTIAAPVVYNSLKDGVITDWKQYISRTLGLFTPSIGAHVVAGNPKGEDGSEYWYGYGGIFIRPGLSLVHAMKDVRKNLGKITCPLFSIHDVNDQTVPFKNLKIIEKEQNSVDFHILETEMDNYNHSRHALLLYRSIQQSLTDTILEFLLEKERKNHAQA, from the coding sequence ATGTGGTATATCATCCTCGTTCTCATCATTGCATTCATACTCTGGAATACGACCCTTATCGGGTATCGCGACAGGAATGTAGAGCCCCTCACTGTCGATGAAACCAAGGTATGCTGTGAGGAAGCAAAGAGTATCATCATGACTAAAGAAGGAAGGAAACAGGCCATCTTGCTTGTTCACGGTTTTCCTTCCACTCCCTCGGTCTACCACTACAGCGCCGAGCGGTTTTTCGAAGCAGGAATGGATGTACATGCGCCTTTGATGCCTGGCTTCGGAACCGATCCAGACCAGTTTGCCCACACCACCTTCACCCAGTGGTTCTCCTACCTCTGCAGTTACTACGAGAAGCTCAGGGACCAGTATGCGACGCTCTACGTACTTGGTATCAGCATGGGGGGAATGATGACCCTGAAGCTCGGAGAAACCTACTGCCAGAGTACACTTGCTCCCGATAAGCTGGTAACCATAGCGGCCCCTGTGGTCTACAATAGCCTGAAGGACGGTGTCATTACGGATTGGAAACAATATATATCCAGAACCCTGGGGCTCTTCACCCCCTCCATCGGGGCACATGTGGTTGCTGGCAATCCTAAGGGAGAAGACGGCAGTGAGTACTGGTATGGCTATGGAGGGATCTTTATCCGTCCGGGGCTGAGCTTGGTCCATGCCATGAAGGATGTCAGAAAGAATCTTGGAAAGATAACCTGTCCCCTCTTTTCCATCCATGATGTCAACGACCAGACTGTTCCGTTCAAGAATCTCAAGATCATTGAGAAAGAGCAGAACAGTGTTGATTTCCACATCCTTGAAACAGAGATGGACAACTACAACCACAGCAGACATGCCCTACTCCTCTACAGGTCTATCCAGCAATCATTAACCGATACCATTCTTGAATTCTTGCTAGAAAAGGAGCGTAAAAATCATGCCCAAGCGTAA
- a CDS encoding Mrp/NBP35 family ATP-binding protein, with translation MAEGMDFAQKIAEDKAIRGNMDKIGRKILVMSGKGGVGKTTVTVNLANALVDSGCTVGILDTDLHGPNVAKMLGCENEILTTENGGETFYPVEARPGLKVMSLAFAIDPDSPIVWRGPMKIAAIRQFLAQADWGELDYLLIDSPPGTGDEQLTVCQTIPELTGTVIVTTPQEVAILDARRSVSFSRKMGVAILGVVENMSGLICPGCNTEIPIFGIGGGKKMCEQMGVPFLGRVPLEVPLMEAEDAGKSYLSMQPTSPSSAALKAIAEIINSGTAVSSHRSTDFAGTASCAPSACSSCSSNCPSRKGE, from the coding sequence ATGGCTGAAGGAATGGATTTTGCGCAGAAAATTGCTGAAGACAAGGCAATTAGGGGAAATATGGATAAGATCGGGAGAAAAATCCTGGTCATGAGTGGAAAAGGTGGGGTGGGAAAGACCACTGTTACCGTGAATCTGGCAAATGCACTGGTTGACAGTGGATGTACTGTCGGCATTCTTGATACGGACCTGCATGGACCGAACGTTGCAAAAATGCTCGGTTGTGAAAATGAGATTCTTACTACTGAGAATGGTGGAGAGACGTTCTATCCAGTTGAAGCCCGACCAGGGTTGAAGGTAATGAGCCTTGCCTTTGCAATAGACCCCGATAGCCCCATTGTATGGCGTGGACCCATGAAAATTGCAGCCATCAGACAGTTCCTTGCCCAAGCCGATTGGGGAGAGCTGGACTATTTACTCATTGATTCTCCTCCGGGTACCGGTGATGAGCAGCTCACTGTTTGCCAGACGATTCCAGAACTTACCGGAACGGTCATTGTAACCACCCCTCAGGAGGTTGCAATCCTTGATGCACGAAGAAGTGTGAGCTTCTCGAGGAAGATGGGTGTGGCAATCCTGGGCGTCGTGGAAAATATGAGTGGCCTTATCTGTCCGGGCTGCAATACAGAGATCCCCATCTTCGGAATCGGTGGGGGAAAGAAGATGTGTGAACAGATGGGAGTTCCCTTCCTGGGGCGTGTCCCCCTTGAGGTGCCTCTCATGGAGGCAGAGGATGCCGGCAAGAGCTATCTGAGCATGCAACCTACAAGTCCTTCCTCTGCTGCATTGAAGGCAATTGCAGAGATAATCAACAGCGGAACTGCTGTCTCGTCCCATCGTTCAACCGATTTTGCCGGAACTGCTTCCTGTGCACCTTCTGCTTGTTCCTCATGCAGCAGTAACTGTCCATCCAGGAAAGGAGAGTAA
- a CDS encoding biotin/lipoyl-containing protein gives MKKKVNFMCTAFRDGFQSVYGARVFTKDFMPAVAAAKEAGINHFEAGGGARFQSLYFYTNEDAFAMMDEFRRVAGDDADLQTLSRGVNVVGLDSQPRDIIDLHAKLFKKHGISTIRNFDALNDVNNLIDSGKSIVDAGLRHEVVVTMMSLPPNTEGAHDPDFYEATLKQIMDAGIEFQSVCFKDASGTSTPAYVYETIKRARKLLGKDVNLVFHSHDTAGVSIQQYVSAIEAGADQVDLSMSPVSGGTCQPDIITMWHALRHTDYDLGIDIKKIREAESVFRDCMKDYIIPPEAMTVSPEIPFSPLPGGALTANTQMLRDNNLMDKYPAIVEAMAETVAKGGFGTSVTPVSQFYFQQAFNNVMFGPWKKIAEGYGKMVLGYFGKTPVEPDAEVVKICAEQMKMEPTTKKVVDINDADPKKGVKVAKEMLEKEGLPLTDENIFIAASCKEKGILYLTGKAQVNGIYKINREEEAAKQKGEYTVTVNGKAYGVKLTKNSAKVNGNDYPLNVVFGIDESAIEATKDAAGSAPAASSGASAAPSHEAVSVNAPMPGLILRIDVKEGQQVKKNQVLMIMEAMKMENEIYAPCDGVVTKIAVSQGQQMQSDDELLVIS, from the coding sequence ATGAAGAAGAAAGTCAATTTTATGTGCACAGCGTTTCGTGACGGATTCCAGTCAGTATACGGTGCACGTGTATTCACCAAGGATTTCATGCCTGCAGTTGCAGCAGCCAAAGAGGCTGGCATCAATCACTTCGAAGCCGGCGGGGGTGCCCGCTTCCAGTCCCTGTACTTCTATACCAATGAAGATGCATTCGCCATGATGGATGAGTTCCGTCGTGTTGCCGGGGATGATGCAGACCTGCAGACCCTCAGCCGAGGTGTTAACGTTGTCGGTCTTGACTCCCAGCCAAGGGATATCATCGACCTGCACGCAAAGCTCTTCAAGAAGCACGGTATTTCCACCATCCGTAACTTTGATGCACTCAATGACGTCAACAACCTCATTGACAGCGGAAAGTCCATTGTTGACGCAGGACTTCGCCACGAAGTGGTTGTAACCATGATGAGCCTTCCCCCAAACACCGAGGGCGCTCACGACCCAGACTTCTATGAAGCAACCCTGAAGCAGATCATGGATGCAGGGATTGAGTTCCAGTCCGTCTGTTTCAAGGACGCAAGTGGTACCTCTACCCCAGCTTATGTGTACGAAACCATTAAGCGCGCAAGAAAGTTGCTCGGCAAGGATGTGAACCTCGTATTCCACAGCCACGACACCGCAGGTGTATCAATCCAGCAGTATGTCAGTGCAATTGAAGCAGGTGCAGACCAGGTAGACCTCTCCATGAGCCCGGTTTCCGGTGGTACCTGTCAGCCAGACATTATCACCATGTGGCACGCACTGCGCCATACTGATTATGATTTGGGTATCGATATCAAGAAGATTCGTGAAGCTGAGTCAGTATTCAGGGATTGCATGAAAGATTATATCATTCCCCCTGAAGCAATGACCGTTAGCCCTGAAATCCCGTTCTCACCGCTTCCAGGTGGTGCCCTTACGGCAAACACCCAGATGCTGCGTGACAACAACCTGATGGACAAGTATCCTGCCATCGTCGAGGCTATGGCTGAGACTGTAGCAAAGGGTGGTTTCGGTACTTCCGTTACCCCTGTTTCCCAGTTCTATTTCCAGCAGGCTTTCAACAATGTCATGTTTGGACCTTGGAAAAAGATTGCAGAAGGCTACGGCAAGATGGTTCTCGGTTACTTTGGCAAGACTCCTGTTGAGCCGGATGCCGAAGTTGTCAAGATCTGTGCAGAGCAGATGAAGATGGAGCCCACCACCAAGAAGGTTGTCGACATCAACGATGCCGATCCCAAGAAGGGTGTAAAGGTAGCAAAAGAGATGCTTGAGAAGGAAGGACTCCCTCTTACCGACGAGAACATCTTCATTGCTGCTTCCTGCAAGGAGAAGGGTATCCTATACCTTACCGGTAAGGCTCAGGTAAACGGCATTTACAAGATCAACCGCGAGGAAGAAGCTGCCAAACAGAAGGGCGAGTACACCGTTACTGTCAATGGAAAGGCCTATGGCGTTAAGCTCACCAAGAACTCCGCCAAGGTTAATGGCAATGACTATCCTCTCAATGTTGTTTTCGGCATCGACGAGAGTGCCATCGAGGCAACCAAGGATGCTGCCGGCAGTGCTCCTGCTGCTTCCTCCGGTGCTTCCGCTGCACCTTCCCATGAAGCTGTCTCGGTCAATGCACCAATGCCAGGTCTGATCCTCCGCATAGATGTGAAGGAAGGCCAGCAGGTCAAGAAGAACCAGGTGCTTATGATCATGGAAGCCATGAAGATGGAAAATGAGATCTATGCTCCTTGTGATGGCGTAGTAACCAAGATCGCCGTAAGCCAAGGCCAGCAGATGCAGAGCGATGACGAATTGCTGGTGATCAGCTAA